aggtattatgtccaagttagctacggaatttgcaatgaaagacttgggtccgttgagctattttttggggATTGCCGTCTCCCGGGACAAAAATAGCCTATTCATGTCTCAGAGTTCTTATGCAGAGGATATTCTTGATAGGGCAGGCATGTCACAATGTAAGCCTTGCCCCACACCAGTTGATACAAAAGGCAAACTCAACGCCACTTCGAGCGCCCCGTATGAAGATCCTACGAAGTATCGTCGTCTGGCAGGTGCTTTGCAATACTTGACACTTACTTGGCCAGACATATCGTACGCAGTCCAACAGGCTTTCTTGTTTATGCATGATCCCAAAGTCGAgcatatggaagcattaaaacgCATTTTGCGTTACATTCGAGATACGATTGAATTTGGTACACATTTATACAAAACCTCTCTACAATCACTACTATCATATACATATGCTAATTGGGGAGGATGTCCAGACACTCGACGCTCCACATCGGGTTATTGTGTATATTttggggataacttgatttcGTGGTCTTCAAAACGCCAACCTACTCTATCTAACTCTAGTGCTGAAGCTGAGTACaaaggggttgctaatgttgtctctgaatcttgttggattcgtaatctgttgcttgaactcaattgtcctattcgtcaagcaactttggtctattgtgacaatgtgagtgccatttatttgtctggaaatccggtacaacatcaacgtaccaagcatattgaaatggacattcactttgttcaTGAAAAGGTTAGATGGGGAGAGGTTCGTGTCTTACATGTTCCGTCCCGTTATCAAATTGCCGACATTTTCACCAAAGGTCTTTCGCGCGTACTATTTGATGAATTTCGGGACAGTCTAACCGTTCGTAAACctaccgcttcgactgcgggggtgtgttagattatgtaaatatttagtcaaatatattttgtaatcttctattttaggatagcatatgttagaattaaattagtcaaattagttcctaatttgtagcctacaattatgttgtaaatgcTGTATATTAACCTATGGAATGAATGAGAATAGACACGACAAATATTCTCTTACACATTGTCCATCAAACGGACTGTATAACATATTCTGTAAGATGAATAGGATGAATAAggattgtataacgtggatcagtccacgttatacaacattataaattttgtataacgtggatcagtccacgttatacttttattttattttttttagtctgACATTGAAATTTTTTTTGGAGTATCACGTTGgcccctccacgttataccccttttggtatatagtgGAATGGAACACCCCTTTTGATTTATTTTGTGTATTTTAGTGTCCTTTGGACTCCGAACTCAATATTAATAGAGAAGATCAAGCAGATCTTTAAACAGACTCCACCAAAACGACTCTTGGCTGACATTTGGTACTATAATATTGATTAGACGCAAATGAATTAAGAATAAGAAATGGAGCATCAATATCGTTTCATAGTATTCTAttatatgtaggaaaatcatgagaGATCACTATTAAATATTTGTTTCCTATCCATCTAAATAATAGCGAGCAAAGTTAGGAATAATTCACCACTGAGATCTCTCACGATTTTCATTCTCCTCTATCTTTCTGTTTTTTTGCATAATAATAATTTCTACGTATAAATGTCTTTCTTAATTTATTGTTTATgttattttttcttcttattcATTTGTAAGTTTTCTTATGCTCTAAGCAGCAAGGAGACGAGTCTCAAAGTCCAATTTTGGTTCATAGAAAGAAGATGGATTAATTATTCCTCCTTGTCAAAATATTCCATTTTGATAAGATTCAAGATAGTGGACGGAGAGACTCATTGAATTGGCTTCTTCACCCACGAGAGAATATGAAATAAACAAAAGGATAACTCTTTTCTGTATCTTCTTTTAAAGAGATAATCAGAAAAATTATGTGCattttaccaaaagaagaaataggCTAATTCCATTCAGCCTTTGCAAATACAAATATGTGCTTTGGGAAAAGTTATGCATAGATTCATtgcatttcattttcataatgaaAACAGGTAGAGACAGATGGGATGGCAAGGTTCTCTTCTTTATATTCCTGGTCTCCTGGGCTACCCTCATTATTACTGTGAAACATTACTTTGATGGATAAAATAAAACAATAATATATTACTAGAAAGTGTCAAATTCACTCTCTATATTTTGCATAAAATGAAATTCACTGGAAATTCATCAAATTAATGCCGAAAATAACAACTAAACAACCACAGAAGATAGAATTATATTGCAAAATAAGCTTTGTCACATCATCAACATATAATTGAATTTAACTCCGATATTTTTAGATCAGCTGATATCTTGACGATACATAACAATTTTATCTTATGTGGCAACATGTAATTTTTCGTGTCATTTTGTGCAAAATATAGGTATGATGATTGATGCATTTCGTTTGTAACTTTGTGACAATGAACTCTTACTTTGATGACCATTCatgcagaggcggatccagaatttgaaGGTTTCAGGTGTCACTGTGCTGTAAATGTAGACTTATTGCAATTTACACGGTCCAATTAATAGAGTAATTAAACGTTTGATCGATTTTATTAACTTATATTGCGGTTCGGGTTATTTGTTTTCTCGGTTTACGTACACAAATATTATTCCAAATATTATATAGAAACAATTACGCTCAGATAGGTACATCAACTCAAGCTTACAAGCATAATTTCTACTATAacataatttttttcttaaatcaGCGTGAACCAAGCTCAACATACCCTTTTCTTTTGCATTTTGTTAAAccatttaaataaaataaaataatatgtaAAATTAAAGATAAGAAACAATGACGGAAGAGAGCAGCAGGGAAAAATTATTAAACTTTTGACGAAGAGAGAGGAGAAGATTCGGGAGAAGAGGAAGAGTTTTTTTGGAAGAAGAAAACTATTTACTGTCTTGCTAATATTTTATGCTTAAATTAagaatgaagagaaatggtacGAGTCCAGAGAAGATAAATAAAGACTTGTTCATTTGTTAACTATATTACCAAATTCCTGTGAggaaaaaaaagaggaagaaacAGAAAGCCGGTGAAAATTAGCTATTACTTTGGCACAATACAATCGTACACAGATATATAATCTGCCTAAACTAAAATATTTAAGAAGTGTAGCAGCAGGGTTCGAACTTGCACCTTTAGGGAGGAAAACCCGGCGCCTAACTATTGGCAACACGGCCTCCTTTGTTATTCCAGGTGGCACGATGATATTTTATACTATATcttacacatatatacatagttTCAACCGAGGCGTCCGGATGGCGTGGCACTCCCACGCGACTACATAGATCCGCCCCTACATCCATGATATTAATCCGCTAATAATAGTATCACTAATATAACTTTCACGGTTACTTAATTGGTTGTAGCACCCCAAATGGAATCCCAATAGTCACCCTTCAACATTTGTGTCAAAAGTGCCTAAAATGGTAAAAATGACTCTTAATCCGTGATTAATTATGGACATGAAACTTACAGTGCTTTAACTCATAAATGCAGATCTATGATGACGGAACGGGGGAACCCACAGATCAAGCTAAGCATGTTTACAGGGAGCAGAATCAAGTGGCGGATGTGCTAGCTAAGGAAGGAGCGAAAAGAAGAATTTTTGGTTCTACAATGCAAATGATAGTTCCTCCGTTGTATACAAATGGAAGCTATTGGGCAGACATGGAAGGAATTACTTTCCACAGAACAATTAATGCTTGTAATATTAACAACAATGATGATCGTTTTGAACTCAATAGGAGAAGATCACCGACAATCAATATGGATACCGTAATAGCTTTTTAATCTATATTAAGGTttattttaccaaaaaaaaaaagaaaaaaaaaagggaactcATAAGGCGGGCAAAAGGGGAAGAGCAAAAATTGTTGGAGGGAGGAAACAAATAAAATCATATTTTCAGGTCGTTAATTAGTAAAAGTACCGTTGAAGGAGAAAGATAAGTTCCTAAttaatgtttttttctttttggaaaaaTATATAAGTATACCTTGAATTATGAGCAGTTGCGGAGCTCGAAATTTTGAAAGGATGTTCGAGTTTTAAAGAAATAATTAAGGGTGTTCAATATGTAATATATATTTGTAATACGTAATACTTAATATGTCGATATGAAAAAATTTGGCAGGTGTTCAGTTGAATACCGTTGCTGGATTGTGGCTCCGTGACTGATTATGAGAAATGATCATTTATGCCATGCTCTCATTAAAATACATTTGTGGTGCTGATCATTTCCGTTAGTAAAAAGGATAAATGTAAGCCAATTTGGCAATGAAAGATGATAGTTTTGACCCTGACTATTAATGAATGTTAAAAACAAAAATTTGCACAATTCAAGAACAAATTTGAATCTTTTTCCATTTAACGTTATGTTACTTGATTGGTTTTAGCACATCTCCAAATGAAATCCCAATGTTCACATTTGTGCCAAAAGTGACGAAAAATAGTAAAGTAAAAAATGACGCTTAAGGCGTGGAAAAGGGGAAGAGTAATAATTGGTGGAGACATTAATAAAACCATAGTGGGGACAAGACTAAAATGATGGGGACCCGGACTGCAATTCTTTTAGGACAGGAATAATCACAAATCCTCAGCTAAAAAGGTTACAAATTTATCACAGTACTAACATCCATTTCTGTACTATTACAACCTTTGACTGCTAGTGCTAAgtactttattttctttttacccCACAACCCCAAAAGCAGGTTATTCTTCAGATCCTTCCGTTAATTTTGCATTTGTATCCTTCAGATTTCATATTTATTGTACAAGATCTGTCCACTAGTAACTCTAAATTCTTCGGGTTGAGTTATTTCTTGCAGTtttaacacatcaagaatcaagAAAATGGAAGTGGTTCAATTGCAGAGGAGCTTTGTTGAATGCATGGCCTCTTTGTTTCGTGAGGTAAGCTTAAAAGGAGAATTCTTTATGTGAATTTTTTGcagttttgctttttttttttttttttttttttttttttttttttttgttgttgttcattACGTTATGATTCTTGGGTGGTTCTGTTTTGCTGATTTTTTTCTTCTATTGATATGTTGTTTAGACTATAAATGAATTCTTGGAGGCCCCTTCTGCTTTTGACTTGTATTTTGCTGAAGTTTTTTGGTCTTTTCCCTTTGACTGTAATAAGGGGGTTCTTGGAGTCAGGTCCTGTTTTTTATTTCTTGAAGTTTTGTGCTTTAGAGTTGATGTATTTTGCTGAATTTTGTTTCTTTGGTGGAAATGTTGCAAAAGGGATTGTTGGATGCTCAGTTTAGTCAGCTTCAGCAACTGCAAGATGATAGTAACCCTGATTTTGTAGTTGAAGTTGTGTCTCTCTTCtttgaagattcagaaagacTTCTCAATGATCTCACCATGGCTTTGTGAGTATTTTTGCCTTCTTGATCATCCAAGGTAGCATATTCTCTCTTTTCATTTTCTTTAGTTTGAATTTGTTGTATGTTTTCCCAGAGATCAGCCCAATGTGGACTTTAAGCAGGTTGATGCTCATGTTCATCAGCTCAAAGGTAGCAGCTCCAGGTACATTAAAAGCTttctttaaatttgaataagaaaaAGGTTTGGTTCTGCTGACATGGTCTTTTATATATTTACTCTTCTGATGTGAAAAAATTTGTGTTTATGACCGGATGAACAGTGTTGGTGCTCAGAGAGTGAAGAATTGCTGCGTCCTTTTCCGCAACTGCTGCGAAGAACAGAACACTGAAGCGTAAGTTTCACTGCTTTCTGGTTCTTTCCGGATGCACAGCTTATACTTTTAAAACTCTCTCGAGAAGTTTAAAGTTTTAGATCGTGTACTAAAATTGGTtagtatcttgcttagaataatATTGAATATCTCTTGAGGGTGTTGATTAGGTAATTCTGGTAAGGTGAGCCAATCCAACAAGTACAGTCATATAGGTTACTAGTAAATGTACCCGCGCTTTGCGCAGTCTTATAAAGGATAAGTAAATTTATAGAATAATCATTGAGTAAATCTAAAATGGATTCATATACTATCTCTCTTTTTATCAGAAAGAAAACACTTATGGAAGGTATATATTATTAAAGCTTATTTAAGTTTTATCTAATTAAGGAGGCTCAAGGAATATTATAAATAGTAAAACTAAAATTaataattacacaatttttttttaattatcagtTGTAAATTAGGAAGGTAACAATatgtataaatgaaatacaaacatTTCAATTAGCAACCAAAATCATTAGACCGACCTCCTTCTCTTGCTCTTGCAAGACAAATTTTAAAACATTGGTGTTGTGTGAAATCATTAACGCACTATCCtttcaatcctaaactaaaaaaaaaacttaccatCTAATCTACGATTTTATAGCCTTGTTTCCTCATATAAAGATTTGAATCCTCTAAAATAGTCTGCGATATGACTTTTCAATCATCTGTAACACACAAATTTCTCaactattttaaattattaactgGATGTTGAAAATGTTTGTTAATGTACTCAAAAGCTCTTATTGCATCACCCTCGTGATAGCCATTTTATGATAATAACAATTCTTGTATCCAGTCAGAATATTCATCAAATTCACCATTTAAAAATTTCAACGGGGCTACAACATGATTTGAATTAAGTAGTGATAGCTTAACCAACAAAATCAGTAATCTAATAGTAGAGTGATTGGATATGAACGGCAAACACATGAAAATGAACAAACCGTTTAACCaagaataatatatataattgTGAAATAGCTATAAAAAAAATTGCATACATGTATCGAGCAGTGACTATTGCATACTACAGAGTGGGAGCCATAGTAACAAAAAGACAGAGCTTCAGTCACGCAGCTAGATGGGTTGAGGAACTTAGAGCTCATGCCGAGGCAACCCCTTAAATTTATGATCTTTCTCTTAATTTATCTCTTTTGCTTAACTTAATCCCAAAAGCCTCCAAATATCAGCAGCTTCTCACGCAGTTTTTACTCTTTTTGGACATTTGTTAGCTTTCAACAACTTTAGAAAGCGTAGTTGCTAATAACCAAAAATAACAATACAGTAACACGAAGGAATGAAAGCCCAAAGTTTTTCAATCCACAAAATCCACTTCTGCAATAggtaaatacaaaaaaaaaaaacgtgtaaATGACCAATAGTTTAAAACAATATTTTTCAATAAGCAAGTATAGAAACAAAAAAGACGTATAAATGagctaaaaaaatatttaaaaatatcaatgaattttttttttcaacttacCCCAAAAACATACACAAAGCCATTAGAGTGAGAAGAAGAATGACCCCGTCTCTCAGAAGGATGAAGTATGAACATCCATTATTCTTGGATATAACCATactgctttcttcttctttacTGATACTTCACCCACCTAAAGATCCTATTTTTATGTCCCCTCTGTATTTTCTCAAAGTTCAAGAACTAAAACTGCAACTCAAAATGGAggaaagctgatgaaaggaaaaagatttaaagaaaaaagaaaaaagaaaacgaaGAGACCTTTTTATGGCTAGTATTCAGAAATCTTGAAGAATTCTCCTTCCCTCATGGCTTTCCTCTGCTCCTTTGATTTGATGAGTTCAGTTTTAAACATTAATTAAATCCAATGATATAACTAATAATCAATTTTCTACCTTACAATTTTAAGTAAGAGACTGGAGAGGACTAAAGCCTTTTCATATTTCATATTCCTAAACATCTTCTTCGTTCAATTAAGTAACGTATTTAACCACTTTTtagatttaaaaaaataagttgaacaTAAAAATTAGGAGAAAAAAGTATTAATCCacaaaaaatcagaaaaaaagataaatatagaTAAATAAGAAGGTATGTGTTGAGTGAGAAGCAAGGGCTATAGTAGGATATGTATCAAAGGCACTGGATTAAAAATGAGGGCATCGAGTGAAGTCTAGAGCATTGGATTTCTTTAACTAAATTTTCCTTCAGAGATTACTACAGTTAAACAGACCAAACTATTATAAGTGCTACAACGAATCTTAATTCCGGCAGAAATTGAGAAGAATGGATACATAGAAACATGAAACACTAATCAAACAAATCTAAAAAGCAGAGAAAGAGGATATTTACCTTGGCGAGTACCTATGGCCGGGGATCTGTTTGTGGACAGGTTTCAGGAAAAATAAGTAAAGGCTAATGTATTTGAATTCTATATTTGAAATGGATATAAGGATTGTTGAGTGTTGTACTTACTTGTTTATGTCCATCGATATCTGCTAGCAGTTCCTGTAATAATACATAAATGATAATAACATGAACAACAAATCCAAAATTTCAAGTAATTGTTCCCAATATTTTAACTTACCAATGTTCCTGAGACCATTACATACAAATCTGTTTGAGCCGCATTCTGTAGAATCACATCTTCCTTGGGAGGGTAGTATGCAACTTCCATTCCAGAACCTTAAAAGCAGGAAAAAAACCATATTGTTTGAATAAATAATAGTATGCCACAGTGGTATAGTACACAATAGGTAAAAACGATGGCCATGGTCAGGTAACAGAAAAACATCTAAGAAGAGCTGAAGGATTTAATCTTGACCGAGTGAGAAGCAGCGTCGCAGATTGACGTGGAGTGAAAAATGGGGAAGAGAACAGGCCTAAATCCTAATTAAGAGGATGAAACGGAAGCACTGTTTCGGGAAGAGAAGAAATCGGAAGCGACGACTGAACCGAATAAAGGAAATTTAGGGATTTCAGACGTGATTGTTCGGCTTTCTAGATAAAGCgccgtgtttttttttttttttaggctgAAAAACAGGAAAAGTTGAAAAAAATTGTGGAAAGAGATAAATGCAATTCCTGGTATTTAGAGCGCCATGTAGGTGGGCCTATTGTCCTGCTTTTATATATTTAGAAGATTTGTACAATGGTGTCTTACCGATTAATTTTGACCAAGCTATCCAGTTTAAAGCTATGTTAATTCTCTTGCTTTGCCTGGTGTACAGTGTGTCAATCAATTAGGTACTAGATATTGAGCGTACCTGTGCACCCAGTTTAATATTATTTTACAAATACTTCCTTTGCGTGGTATACCAGTGTGTCAATCGGTAAGGTACTAGAAATTGATTATACACTGTGCTAAAtagtactccctctatttcaactTATGTGAATCCATTTCCTTTTTGATCCGTTTAAAAAGAATTAACCTTCTataaatttggaaacaaattaaATTTAGACGTCTCATTTTACCCTTTAGTGAGAAGAAGCTTTTATAGCTACACAAATATTTTGACATGATTAAGACCACAAGTGTCAAAGTCTTACAGCCACAagttatgacatgtttaagactacAAGTTGCAAAAGCTTTCCTTttcttcttaaactttgtgcccagtcaaatagattcacataaattgaaacacagTAATCGATAGGAGATACTATAGGTTCATAGTGTACCTAAAATCATGAACTATCTTGTGTCATAGGGAAGGCAAGTTATCTACATGATTCGCTTCTTATCTTCTCTGGTTGATGGGGTCTTTTAGGTGCTTGCAATGCTTGCAACAAATAAAACAGGAGCACTTGCTTGTGAAGAACAAGCTTCAAACTTTATTTGAGGTAATTAAGGATGATTCTTATCTCTTTCCTGGTTGGTTCCTTCCATTAGCTTCAAACATTTAAGCTGCTAAATTTCATTTGATACCTGAGTAACTAGTCTTCTTCTTGGCAACAGTTGGAGCAGCAGATTGTAGCAGCTGGAGGAGCAATTCCAATGGTGCAATAATCCAATGGTTAAGGGATTAGCCCCTAGTGCAGGAAAAAGCTTACTGAATTCCATTTGTGGAGAAGAGTTTTCTTTTACTGATTTCCTTGTGGATCACAGTATCAACTTTATCTATCAGGTTCTCTAAATGGTCTATGCTTGCTGTATATTATTGATGAAACAGTGTCGAGATGTGCTTTTTTTTATCAACTGATACTTATCGCTGTTTTTAAATGGAAAAAACTTGCTATCTACTCTATGACCTTGAGTTGTCTCGATATTTTGGCTTCTTTAGCATTCATCAGAAGATGGAATTCTGTTTAGAGCATAAATGTGGAGGACTCATTCTTTTCTTGTTTGCTTGTGGATTATGATGAATTTGGTGGCATTTTCTACAGCTAAAACATTATTTACAAGGGTGTCTACGTTAATCAAAAACAAATTACTATAGCAGTTGTGATTTTCGCATAAGAAATGAAATATAATCTGATTCTGTAGTCATTAGCTATTCTATCCGACCTCTCAATTTTGGACAGTACACTGGTATTTACCCTGTTATGTGCATGGCAGTTTTAGAACATTAGGTGCTTATGAAAATTTATTATTATAGAGAATTTCAATCTAATGACAACCAAGCTTGATGGGCTACATGCATTAACATCAATCTCAGTGTACTCTTCTTCAGTAGATGACATGTTTATCTCTGTTTAGGGCGTGTTTGGTACGGAGTAAAGTGTTTTCGCAGAAAATGTTTTGTTGAAAAGTAAGTGATTTATTATTTACTTTTTTGGTGTTTGATAAGCGAAAAATATTATGCAAACATTTATAGATATAATCTAGACAAAACACTTGGGGCGGGGTAAGGGTTGAAGGGGGTAGTGGTGGTGGGGCGGGTGGAGGTGGTTTGTCTGTAGGgtggttgtgtgtgtgtgttttgggggtggggggtggggtgggacTTATGGAACTTATTTTCCCTACTCCCACTTATGATGTCATTCCTAGACATTTTGACCAACCAGACTTGAGAAAATTGGAGAACATTTTCCATAATGTGTTtttctccataccaaacacacccttcagcTCACAATGTTTGGAATTATAAGGACAAGAACATATGGGAGATTTTTCCTTTTATGTTCCCCCACCACCCCTCCCCCAACCCAGGTGCAGCAGGTAGGATTCAGCGAGATGAATAAATTGAATAAAGGTTGACACCAGAAAGTATTGTCTTGGCAtgactaattatttatttaatttacaaATTCTGAGTTAAAAGTCGGGACCTTTCTATCCATGTGTACCAAGACAAGTGATCCGTATATGTGTTTTATTTTGCATGTAATAAAATAGGTTTGTAAATATGAATTCCTTCTCATATGTTTTAGCCAAGTGCAGAtggttgattttgattttaatgaaTGAATGACTTGCTTTCTGGCCCATATTTTCTGAGTACAACATTTCTTTCCAATTTTAGTACTTTAGTGATTCTCTTTATTTGTCGCTGacctttttttttccccctctACGTGCCAAAGTGAAAATAACAAACGCTGAATATCAACAAATTTTATGCTTAAATAGTTTACTTAGAACAATAGTCACTATAGTTTTTTCGGAGTAAATTTCTCAAATTGGCACTAAACTTAGTGAAATTGACTAgaaaagttttttattttattttatttggcaaGGAACTTTTTCTAGTCGAAAGATAACTTGGACGGCCTCCActgagttaatttttttttagccaACACCAAAACCCACTCGATAGAATACCAAATAATATGTCATCTTCAACACAATAATTCTTGCCATGTTCAGCACAATAATAGTTCTTTGCCAAATTTCCTGTGCATGAAGAAATCAGGAGAAAATAAGAAGTAGAAGATGTACCTGGAATTTCATGAATCTAATGCATTAGAATTAAAAGGGAAAGCTTACCAAAGGACACTGTGTAGTTAGTTTCTAGCATAAATACAATGCATGGAAAAGTTAATACGGTCTAGAAAAGTGAAGCTGTGGAATGTGTACGCCTAGCTGGAGGAGTGGTACCTAGCCGTTATTTTGTTAAGTTGAATGGGAGTTAAATATAAGTCCTATTTGTGACAGTTTACACCTACGTACTTTTTATTTATCCTTCTGTTTATTAAACTTCGACTCCTTTATTTTATGCAATTCAGCATATATGGTCTCTGCCAATTCTGTTAGAATGGGGACAGTTGGATAAGAATATGGTACAATAAGGCAGAGAGGCTACGTGATTGTTATGTTTATTTATTATTCTTTGTAATTCTCTCCTTTCAATAAATGAGaattgttatcttaattttagccTTAACTTGAAAATTTTCTagttttcttcttcttgttcAAGTGGTATTCTACCACTAAGTAAACTTTGGTATCAGAACATTAATTCTTCACTTTCAATCAAAGTGGGAAGTTGCTTAATTACTACCTTTTAAAATTACCCAATAAGTTCTAGCCAATACACTTTAATTAGCTCTTTTATTTATTAAAAATCCAACTTAATTACGTGAGACATGCATGTATCTTACAGTAAATTCGTTAAATAAGAGATGTGAAATCTCCGTTGTACTAATAAGGCTAAATGTGTTTTTCCCCCCTTCAAATTACCACTATTAGGAGTAATATAAGCAAAATTGAATAGTGAAACCAAATTTTAACCTTAAGAATAAAGGACGACATGTGTTAATAAATAATCTAAACAAGCATTGATATTCAATCCATCTACAAGAGAATTGAAGCGACTGTTCCTCTCGTCGGTCCATCTCCTCCTGATTATGGTTTTGGTTATAGACGCTCAAAATGATTACGAGATTGTAGTAGTTGCGGGAAAAAAGATGGTTTTCTGAATGAGGTTCGCTTTTATAGCCTAAGAAGTAATTCTTGCCAAAAGATGTTATTCCCAGGTGCTGGATTATGCGGCCATTTTGGTAAATTTGTAAAGGGAAGACTACATTGGATTGCCGAGAGTGGTATAGATGGCTCAATGTTTATTTTCCCATTAGACCTCGTAGATGAGACATATCGAAATATAGCATTACCCAACTTTAACGCTAAGTTTTAATACTTCAACTAGGGAGTTCGGGAGGTAATCTGTGTGTATATAACCGACCTCCTTATTATGACTGAATGCATGTGCGGGTAATGAAGGAGCATGGACTTGTGGAGTCATGGTCCCTTTCTTTAGTCTTAGTCCTTGGCCAATATTCCCCTTCCATACAATTTTACTGGAAGATGCTCACAGTTTAGTGTTGTATGATTCGACAAGTTACAGTTCCAAGCGTCTTTAGATTGAAATGAAGAATGGTAATAGGCGTCATTTGTGGTATGATCTTTCGTTTTAATAAGTTTTTCTTTTGCCAAAGTCATAAGTGGCCCCCAAAACTTGTCCACAGATTCCTCATAGCCACCTAAACTGACGCTTATTTCAATTTGACACCCAAACCACTTCGGATTTGTACCATTTGAACACCTTTTTTACAATCAGCAAAAAATATAAAATGTGTGTATTTCACTCGCAGTGACCTGACAAATGACCAATTAAATGACAACATGTGGCAGAGTAGtccaaaaaattattaaaaaatgaCACTTGGCATTtgaatccatttttttttaaaagtaactttatttaaataaattaaaaatacatttaatttttcattttttaattaACCCAAACACCACAACCCCCGCCCACTCTTCTTCCCCACCGAACCCCA
The sequence above is a segment of the Lycium barbarum isolate Lr01 chromosome 6, ASM1917538v2, whole genome shotgun sequence genome. Coding sequences within it:
- the LOC132645041 gene encoding histidine-containing phosphotransfer protein 1; translated protein: MEVVQLQRSFVECMASLFREGLLDAQFSQLQQLQDDSNPDFVVEVVSLFFEDSERLLNDLTMALDQPNVDFKQVDAHVHQLKGSSSSVGAQRVKNCCVLFRNCCEEQNTEACLQCLQQIKQEHLLVKNKLQTLFELEQQIVAAGGAIPMVQ